A region of Campylobacter sp. MG1 DNA encodes the following proteins:
- a CDS encoding ATP-binding protein — translation MKKYILSLALLASMNAMEVKEINAFASPESVVANKDYVFVSNVGQKIEPLNKDLDGYINIISKADDKINVFVKNLNAPKGMKIINNTLYVVDIDTLYGFDITSKKEVFKLEIKGSVFLNAIESLDNDTLLVSDTGTYTIFEINLKDKNYKTFMNIDKSYGGPNGLLIDKNSLYVVGYDPSEKDGGAILKIDLASKNVEKLSDNLEQFDGIVKINDDILVSSWGKELNGYIYKLNQNKLEKLDLKALKGPADMFYDNSTNTLLVPEMANNSLLKIKL, via the coding sequence ATGAAAAAATATATTTTAAGTTTAGCATTACTTGCTAGTATGAATGCAATGGAAGTTAAAGAAATCAATGCTTTTGCTTCGCCTGAGAGTGTTGTGGCAAATAAAGATTATGTATTTGTCTCAAATGTAGGTCAAAAAATTGAGCCTTTAAACAAGGATTTAGATGGTTATATAAATATAATCTCAAAAGCTGATGATAAAATCAATGTATTTGTAAAGAATTTAAATGCTCCGAAAGGTATGAAGATTATTAACAATACACTTTATGTTGTAGATATTGATACTTTATACGGCTTTGATATAACAAGCAAAAAAGAAGTATTTAAGCTAGAAATTAAAGGCTCGGTATTTTTAAATGCAATTGAGAGCTTAGACAATGATACTCTTTTAGTAAGTGATACTGGCACTTATACGATTTTTGAAATCAATTTAAAAGATAAAAACTATAAAACTTTTATGAATATTGACAAAAGTTATGGTGGTCCTAATGGCTTATTAATTGATAAAAATTCTTTATATGTTGTAGGGTATGATCCTAGTGAAAAAGATGGCGGAGCTATTTTAAAAATTGATTTAGCTAGTAAAAATGTAGAAAAACTAAGTGATAATTTAGAGCAATTTGATGGAATTGTTAAAATTAATGATGATATTTTAGTATCTAGCTGGGGTAAAGAGCTAAATGGTTATATTTATAAACTTAATCAAAATAAATTAGAAAAACTAGATTTAAAAGCACTTAAAGGACCTGCTGATATGTTTTATGATAACTCTACAAACACACTTTTAGTGCCTGAAATGGCTAATAATTCTTTATTAAAAATCAAATTATAA
- a CDS encoding response regulator transcription factor gives MKIAINIKDREIKNYLEEILSDFNIYFTEYNGVIINKFKSIDVVICDNIDDLEELALNNFKCLVLSKNPNFVEAHNFLNKGARGYANARMQKIHFVDAINCIKNGGVWLLPDIVANMVNLINQSYKQDNFAIFNVLDEREKIVANYIKDGLSNSSIAEMLNLSERTIKSISSSIYQKVGVKNRIQLVMALKNI, from the coding sequence ATGAAGATTGCAATTAATATAAAAGATAGGGAAATTAAGAATTATCTAGAGGAAATTTTAAGCGATTTTAATATATATTTTACTGAATATAATGGAGTAATAATTAATAAATTTAAATCAATAGATGTTGTTATATGTGATAATATAGATGATTTAGAGGAATTGGCTTTAAATAATTTTAAATGCTTAGTATTATCTAAAAACCCAAATTTTGTTGAAGCACATAATTTTTTAAATAAAGGCGCTAGAGGATATGCAAATGCGAGAATGCAAAAAATACATTTTGTTGATGCTATAAATTGTATTAAAAATGGTGGTGTATGGTTACTACCTGACATAGTTGCTAATATGGTAAATTTAATAAATCAAAGTTATAAACAAGATAATTTTGCAATTTTTAATGTTTTAGATGAAAGAGAAAAAATAGTTGCTAATTACATAAAAGACGGGTTGAGTAATTCATCAATAGCTGAGATGTTAAATTTAAGTGAAAGAACTATAAAATCCATTTCATCTAGCATATATCAAAAAGTTGGAGTAAAAAATAGAATTCAATTAGTTATGGCTTTAAAAAATATCTAA
- a CDS encoding HlyD family type I secretion periplasmic adaptor subunit, producing the protein MKQKYTQDDLNYMNSLSQAVLAKSSQKTKTMLYIILICVIGIICWMGFADIDEITRGQGKVVPSGQNQVVQNLEGGIVQELLVREGDVVKKGQVLLKIDNKSFESSLGESEVKISELLAKKIRLNAQANDTNFDTSILTEDELNKIFPATLKNEESLYKSNIAQLREKISQKESEVKELKSRIAHLGTSYNLISKQNDLTYNLYKKGSVSEVEYLQVSRQLNDVRGDLSQARLSLPKAEAALKEITLGFKNDSKKELNETNAEIARINKSQIGLDDRVDRTLVKSPVNGIVSKLNVHTVSGVIKPGENIAEIVPLDDKLIAEVKVKPADVAFLREGLRAIIKVSAYDFSIYGGLEGKVMQISADTETNDKGESFYLVRIITDKNHLGTDEKPLNIKVGMIVNADIVTGKKTILDYLLKPIFKTKQNALRER; encoded by the coding sequence ATGAAACAAAAATATACTCAAGATGATTTAAATTATATGAATAGTTTATCTCAAGCAGTTTTAGCAAAAAGTTCTCAAAAAACTAAGACAATGTTATATATAATATTAATTTGCGTAATTGGAATTATATGCTGGATGGGTTTTGCTGATATTGATGAGATTACTAGAGGACAAGGTAAGGTAGTGCCAAGCGGTCAAAATCAAGTTGTTCAAAATTTAGAAGGTGGTATTGTTCAAGAATTATTAGTAAGAGAAGGTGATGTTGTAAAAAAAGGTCAAGTATTGCTTAAGATTGATAATAAAAGTTTTGAGAGTTCTTTAGGCGAGAGTGAAGTGAAAATTAGTGAGTTATTAGCAAAGAAAATAAGATTAAATGCACAAGCTAATGATACTAATTTTGATACAAGTATACTAACTGAAGATGAGCTTAATAAAATTTTTCCAGCTACACTCAAAAATGAAGAAAGTTTATATAAGAGTAATATAGCACAATTAAGAGAGAAAATATCTCAAAAAGAAAGTGAAGTTAAAGAATTAAAATCAAGAATAGCACATTTAGGTACTAGTTACAACTTAATCTCTAAACAAAATGATTTAACATATAATTTATATAAAAAAGGTAGTGTTAGCGAAGTAGAATATTTACAAGTTAGTAGACAATTAAATGATGTAAGAGGTGATTTATCACAAGCTAGATTATCATTACCAAAGGCTGAAGCAGCTTTGAAAGAAATTACTTTAGGTTTTAAAAATGATTCTAAAAAAGAATTAAACGAAACAAATGCTGAAATTGCTAGAATTAATAAAAGTCAAATAGGTCTTGATGATAGGGTTGATAGAACTTTAGTAAAAAGCCCTGTAAATGGTATAGTTTCAAAGCTTAATGTTCATACTGTTTCAGGAGTAATTAAGCCAGGTGAAAATATAGCTGAAATAGTTCCACTTGACGATAAATTAATAGCTGAAGTTAAGGTTAAACCTGCTGATGTGGCATTTTTAAGAGAAGGTTTAAGAGCTATTATTAAAGTAAGTGCTTATGATTTTAGTATTTATGGCGGACTTGAGGGAAAGGTTATGCAAATTAGTGCTGATACCGAAACTAATGATAAAGGAGAGAGTTTTTATTTAGTAAGGATTATAACAGACAAAAATCACTTAGGAACAGATGAAAAACCTTTAAATATTAAAGTGGGCATGATAGTAAATGCTGATATTGTTACTGGCAAAAAAACAATACTAGACTATTTATTAAAGCCTATATTTAAAACTAAACAAAATGCTTTAAGGGAGAGATAA
- a CDS encoding type I secretion system permease/ATPase has translation MNNTKTDELLDCLVILTKLYNNPYSADALTAGLPYDKNLGGIELFSKNSKKSLFSRAAKRAGFASTLVKKELKDIPNLVLPCILVLKNQKACILQGFHDDKLSIIFPGFDGAATLVDVKDIEEEYLGYAFYLKKEFVIKNEINNLKNNPNEHWFWDTLKKSKPIYIDVLLASLIINLFVLAGPLFTMNVYDRVVPNNAIETLWVLALGVLVVYIIDLVIKLVRAYFLETASKKSDIIMSSIIYERVLDIKLSARPKSVGSFAQNLKEFDTLKSFFASASIAAIVDLPFCVIFLITIYFLAGHLVIVPIVVMFLILAYTFSIRKPLQKSIESTYEASAYKNGVLIESLNTLETIKTLSAASSSQWIYEEATGEIANKSIKSKILSSSIPMVTGFLVQFNTVAIIAMGVYMIKDMELSMGGLIASVILSSRAIAPMGQVASLISNYEQTKTAYKSLDDIMNLPVERENGRKFVRRNAFLGGIEFKNVHFSYPDAKKESLSGVSFKIEPGEKVAIIGKNGSGKTTIEKLIMGLYEPSSGSIHIDGIDTEQIDPVDLREHIGYVSQDIMLFKGTLRDNIIFKAPYVSDEEIISASNIACVNEFVNLHPLGFDMPVYERGEGISGGQRQAIAIARAFITNTPIMLLDEPTNQIDTQTENKIINNLKNACENKTLIVITHKQSLLKLVDRIIVIDNSKIVMDGKKDEVLKQLGAVK, from the coding sequence ATGAATAATACCAAAACAGATGAATTATTAGATTGCTTAGTAATTTTAACTAAGCTTTATAACAATCCTTATAGTGCCGATGCATTAACGGCTGGTTTGCCGTATGATAAAAATTTAGGAGGAATAGAGCTTTTTTCTAAAAATAGTAAAAAATCTTTATTTAGTAGAGCTGCAAAAAGGGCAGGTTTTGCTAGTACTTTAGTAAAAAAGGAATTAAAAGATATACCAAATTTAGTTTTACCTTGTATTTTAGTATTAAAAAATCAAAAAGCTTGTATATTACAAGGTTTTCATGATGATAAGTTAAGCATAATTTTTCCAGGTTTTGATGGTGCTGCTACATTAGTTGATGTTAAAGATATTGAAGAAGAATATTTAGGTTATGCTTTTTATTTAAAAAAAGAATTTGTAATTAAAAATGAAATAAACAATCTTAAAAATAATCCTAATGAGCATTGGTTTTGGGATACTCTTAAAAAGAGCAAGCCTATTTATATAGATGTTTTATTAGCATCTTTGATTATAAATTTATTTGTATTAGCTGGACCACTTTTTACTATGAATGTGTATGATAGAGTGGTTCCTAATAATGCTATTGAAACTTTATGGGTATTAGCTTTAGGTGTATTAGTTGTTTATATTATTGATTTGGTAATAAAATTAGTAAGAGCGTATTTTTTAGAAACAGCTTCTAAAAAAAGTGATATTATTATGAGTTCTATCATTTATGAAAGAGTTTTAGATATTAAACTTAGTGCTAGACCGAAAAGTGTTGGTTCTTTTGCTCAAAATTTAAAGGAATTTGATACATTAAAAAGCTTCTTTGCAAGTGCTAGTATAGCCGCTATAGTAGATTTACCATTTTGTGTAATTTTTCTAATTACTATTTATTTTTTAGCAGGGCATTTAGTAATAGTGCCTATTGTAGTTATGTTTTTGATTTTAGCATATACTTTTTCAATTAGAAAGCCTTTACAAAAATCAATTGAGAGTACATACGAAGCAAGTGCTTATAAAAATGGTGTATTAATTGAAAGTCTTAATACCTTAGAAACTATTAAAACACTTAGTGCAGCATCATCTTCACAATGGATATACGAAGAAGCTACTGGTGAAATAGCAAATAAAAGTATAAAAAGTAAAATTTTATCAAGTTCAATTCCTATGGTTACAGGATTCTTAGTTCAATTTAATACAGTTGCGATAATAGCTATGGGTGTTTATATGATTAAGGATATGGAGCTTAGTATGGGTGGGCTTATTGCTAGCGTGATTCTTAGTTCTCGTGCTATAGCACCTATGGGTCAGGTAGCTTCTTTAATATCAAATTATGAACAAACTAAAACAGCCTATAAGAGTTTAGATGATATCATGAATTTACCTGTTGAGCGTGAAAATGGTAGAAAATTTGTAAGGCGTAATGCATTTTTAGGTGGTATTGAATTTAAAAATGTACATTTTTCTTATCCAGATGCAAAAAAAGAATCTTTATCAGGTGTGTCATTTAAAATAGAGCCAGGAGAAAAAGTTGCAATAATAGGTAAAAATGGTAGTGGAAAGACAACTATTGAAAAATTAATTATGGGACTTTATGAGCCTAGTAGTGGTAGTATTCATATTGATGGTATTGACACAGAACAAATTGACCCAGTGGATTTAAGAGAGCATATAGGTTATGTTTCACAAGATATTATGCTTTTTAAAGGAACTCTAAGAGATAATATTATTTTTAAAGCACCGTATGTGAGTGATGAAGAGATAATTAGCGCTTCTAATATTGCATGTGTTAATGAATTTGTAAATTTACATCCATTAGGATTTGATATGCCAGTTTATGAGCGTGGGGAAGGTATTAGCGGTGGTCAAAGACAGGCTATTGCTATAGCTAGAGCATTTATAACTAATACGCCTATTATGTTGCTTGATGAACCTACTAATCAAATAGATACGCAAACAGAAAATAAGATAATAAATAATCTTAAGAATGCTTGTGAAAATAAAACTTTAATTGTTATAACTCATAAACAATCATTATTAAAGTTGGTTGATAGAATAATTGTAATAGATAATTCGAAAATAGTTATGGATGGAAAAAAAGATGAAGTATTAAAACAGCTTGGAGCAGTAAAATGA
- a CDS encoding EAL domain-containing protein, whose amino-acid sequence MTLFKQIMFGAIVFILIILAIVGVKNYSTTNEFIQDQLSVNAKHTATSLGLAISTNLKKPIQSDISDEQTLQDIVAQENNQNNTSEDIKQTNIISNNTESNVGDIVDKEAVSLMIDSIFNSGFYKRISFKDVNDNVVYEAYQEDDYFGISDWFVKLVDIVPPESSFEIITWNKVGTVYVQISPVFAYSQLYTTLKVLFINLFIICVLSMVIIYFALKTILAPLNKVREQAEAILEHQFIIQNKLPFTQEIKKMVMAMNSMVGKVKDIFEKESETLDKYNELLYKDERTKLLNRRYFVNKFTELLNTEERSSGYCFLLSIKETYNFKKLLGFNKSLEFLQKIAELLKTNNHVFDNECIFSLNENDFIILGEKSQEFENSCYKILIDLELLFKEYDIDSNEFSIISSISSYENKKMNEILSELDLLLIKNKKNFSLNKSDSNASLVLGKEQYRDFINNAIEKDEFCFAMQDVLNNDEVYHSELYLRLNYNGELKSAGYFMPMVNELNLGKKLDLYVLNKAITSNFGKDISINISNEIIKEENYAELEKIFKIKHDNKIYLELPMNKDLDFRSLLSFAKFIRPYNIILGLDHFALNKENLNILNELNVSYIKIQSNLLLDLLEDANTSRAKDSLDIILNSKGVNIIVIGIENDETLQKVKKLNINLVQGRFLSEIRQG is encoded by the coding sequence ATGACATTGTTTAAACAGATTATGTTTGGAGCTATTGTTTTTATATTAATAATTTTAGCTATTGTGGGTGTTAAAAATTATTCAACTACTAATGAATTTATACAAGATCAATTAAGTGTTAATGCTAAACATACAGCTACATCTTTAGGATTAGCAATATCTACTAATTTAAAAAAACCTATTCAAAGTGATATTAGCGATGAGCAAACACTTCAAGATATTGTTGCTCAAGAAAATAATCAAAATAATACATCAGAAGATATTAAACAAACTAATATTATTAGTAATAATACAGAAAGTAATGTTGGTGATATAGTTGATAAAGAGGCTGTTTCATTAATGATAGATAGTATATTTAATAGTGGATTTTATAAAAGAATAAGTTTTAAAGATGTAAATGATAATGTTGTTTATGAAGCTTATCAAGAAGATGATTATTTTGGAATTAGTGATTGGTTTGTAAAACTTGTTGATATAGTTCCACCTGAATCATCATTTGAAATTATTACTTGGAATAAAGTAGGGACTGTTTATGTACAAATTAGTCCTGTATTTGCATACTCGCAATTATATACTACATTAAAAGTTTTATTTATAAATTTATTTATTATTTGTGTTTTATCAATGGTTATTATTTATTTTGCTTTAAAAACTATTTTAGCGCCATTAAATAAAGTAAGAGAACAAGCAGAAGCTATATTAGAACATCAATTTATTATACAAAATAAATTACCTTTCACTCAAGAGATTAAAAAGATGGTTATGGCTATGAACTCTATGGTTGGTAAAGTTAAGGATATTTTTGAAAAAGAAAGTGAAACATTAGATAAATATAATGAATTATTATATAAAGATGAAAGAACTAAATTATTAAATCGTAGATATTTTGTTAATAAATTTACTGAATTATTAAATACAGAAGAACGTTCTTCGGGATATTGCTTTTTGTTAAGCATAAAAGAAACTTATAATTTTAAAAAGTTGTTAGGTTTTAATAAATCATTAGAGTTTCTACAAAAAATTGCTGAATTATTAAAAACAAATAATCATGTTTTTGATAATGAATGTATATTTTCATTAAATGAAAATGATTTTATTATATTAGGTGAAAAATCACAAGAGTTTGAAAATTCATGTTATAAAATTTTAATTGATTTAGAATTATTATTTAAAGAATATGATATAGATAGTAATGAATTTAGTATTATTTCATCTATAAGCTCTTATGAAAATAAGAAAATGAACGAAATTTTATCGGAATTAGACTTGCTTCTAATTAAAAATAAAAAGAATTTTTCTTTGAATAAATCAGATAGTAATGCTAGTTTAGTCCTTGGAAAAGAACAATATAGAGATTTTATTAATAATGCTATTGAAAAAGATGAATTTTGTTTTGCTATGCAAGATGTTTTAAATAATGATGAAGTTTATCATAGTGAATTATATCTTAGGTTAAATTATAATGGTGAATTAAAAAGTGCAGGGTATTTTATGCCTATGGTAAATGAGCTTAATTTAGGTAAAAAATTAGATTTATATGTTTTAAATAAAGCTATAACTAGTAATTTTGGTAAAGATATATCAATTAATATTTCAAATGAAATAATAAAAGAAGAAAATTATGCTGAATTAGAAAAGATATTTAAAATTAAGCACGACAATAAAATATATTTAGAATTACCTATGAATAAAGACTTAGATTTTAGAAGTTTATTATCATTTGCTAAATTTATTAGACCTTATAATATAATTTTAGGATTAGACCATTTTGCTTTAAATAAGGAAAATTTAAATATTTTAAATGAATTAAATGTAAGTTATATAAAAATACAAAGTAATTTATTATTAGATTTATTAGAAGATGCTAATACTAGTAGAGCTAAAGATTCATTAGATATTATATTAAATTCAAAAGGCGTTAATATAATTGTAATAGGTATAGAAAATGATGAGACTTTACAAAAAGTTAAGAAACTAAATATTAATTTAGTTCAAGGTAGATTTTTAAGTGAAATTAGACAGGGATAA
- a CDS encoding transglutaminase-like cysteine peptidase — MNNSIFIRVIFVALIFSITLFSSSFIKSETYKRMASTYGDSGVKKLEKLDKLISDLSGQNEAVKLVKVNEFFNNPSILRWADDKDTWGKTDYWANRFESLGKGRGDCEDFVIAKYLTLLNLGVSENKLFFTYVYANFGGKWISHMVLSYYEKPGDIPFILDSNTTTIKRANQRNDLKPVLTFNAKDLFLTKQASSGKLSAKSSKYTKDWSDYLEKLKKGDL; from the coding sequence ATGAATAATAGTATTTTTATAAGAGTGATTTTTGTCGCTCTTATTTTTAGTATTACTTTATTTAGCTCTTCGTTTATTAAATCAGAAACATATAAGCGTATGGCTTCCACTTATGGTGATAGTGGTGTTAAAAAACTAGAAAAATTAGATAAATTAATAAGTGATTTAAGCGGACAAAATGAGGCTGTAAAACTTGTTAAAGTTAATGAGTTTTTTAATAATCCTAGTATTTTAAGGTGGGCAGATGATAAAGATACTTGGGGAAAAACAGATTATTGGGCTAATAGATTTGAATCTTTAGGCAAGGGTCGTGGCGATTGTGAAGATTTTGTTATTGCCAAGTATTTAACATTATTAAATTTAGGTGTTAGTGAAAATAAATTATTTTTTACCTATGTATATGCAAATTTCGGTGGAAAGTGGATTTCTCATATGGTTTTATCTTATTATGAAAAACCAGGTGATATACCATTTATTTTAGATAGTAATACAACGACTATTAAACGAGCTAATCAAAGGAATGATTTAAAGCCAGTATTAACATTTAATGCTAAAGATTTGTTTTTAACTAAACAGGCATCAAGTGGTAAATTATCAGCTAAATCGTCTAAATATACTAAAGATTGGTCAGATTATTTAGAAAAATTAAAAAAGGGTGACTTATGA